A genome region from Vibrio tapetis subsp. tapetis includes the following:
- a CDS encoding sensor histidine kinase produces MSSAEQSDSNPLLGSLEEQVTRYKQVLDVMPAGVILLDTQGVICEANPEAERLLDVQLLGQKWFEVIQAAFAPQEDDGHEISLRNGRKVRLAISASNTGQLILVTDLTETRLLQSRVGDLQRLSSLGRMVASLAHQVRTPLSSAMLYAANLGAPNLPATTRSRFQNKLLDRLRDLEKQVNDMLLFAKGGDNKVIQPFTTNDLINEFQPMVEAAIKNNQIDFCLEVEDHDACLMGNTNAIASAVSNLVINAIQIAGKNSQIDVFARVVAGELKISIQDSGPGVPAELQQKIMEPFFTTRSQGTGLGLAVVQMVTRAHKGRLELISEPGDGACFTVCLPLANQNSGEE; encoded by the coding sequence ATGTCATCAGCAGAACAATCAGATTCAAACCCACTATTGGGTAGTTTGGAAGAGCAAGTTACCCGTTACAAGCAAGTGTTAGACGTCATGCCCGCTGGTGTGATCTTGCTTGATACGCAAGGGGTAATTTGTGAAGCCAACCCTGAAGCAGAACGATTACTTGACGTCCAGCTTCTTGGTCAAAAATGGTTTGAAGTGATTCAAGCGGCTTTTGCTCCGCAAGAAGATGATGGGCACGAGATATCGTTGCGTAATGGCCGTAAAGTACGCTTGGCCATTTCGGCCTCTAATACGGGTCAGTTAATTTTGGTCACCGATTTAACTGAAACACGCTTATTGCAATCTCGAGTTGGCGATTTACAGCGACTGTCATCACTGGGTCGAATGGTAGCTTCTTTGGCTCACCAAGTGAGAACGCCATTATCTAGCGCTATGCTGTACGCTGCAAACCTAGGTGCGCCTAACCTACCTGCGACAACTCGATCACGATTTCAAAATAAATTGCTCGATAGATTACGCGATTTGGAAAAGCAAGTTAACGACATGCTACTGTTTGCTAAGGGGGGAGATAATAAAGTTATTCAACCTTTTACAACCAATGACCTGATAAACGAGTTTCAACCTATGGTTGAGGCCGCCATTAAAAATAACCAAATCGACTTTTGTTTAGAAGTGGAAGATCACGACGCGTGTTTAATGGGTAATACAAACGCCATTGCTTCCGCGGTCAGTAATTTGGTTATTAATGCGATTCAAATAGCAGGTAAGAATTCACAGATTGATGTGTTCGCCCGCGTTGTGGCTGGCGAATTGAAAATTTCGATACAAGACAGTGGCCCAGGAGTTCCTGCAGAGCTGCAACAGAAAATAATGGAACCCTTTTTTACCACACGCTCTCAAGGTACAGGACTTGGCCTCGCGGTTGTACAAATGGTGACTCGCGCTCATAAAGGGCGTTTAGAACTGATTTCAGAGCCGGGAGACGGTGCATGTTTTACCGTCTGTCTGCCCCTTGCAAACCAAAACTCTGGAGAAGAATAA
- a CDS encoding sigma-54 dependent transcriptional regulator: MQGLAQMLVIEDDQQVRHDLSIILDFIGEQGNVFGSHQIDQIDWSGEWASCILGSLNSTADIASITKKLQQANHIPLLALGTNAIQVEEFPHFVGELQLPLNYPQLSDALRHCQDFLGKKGRPLPALSRKNTLFRSLVGQSQSIQDVRHLIEQVATTEANVLILGESGTGKEVVARNIHYHSPRRKGPFVPINCGAIPPDLLESELFGHEKGAFTGAITSRKGRFELAEGGTLFLDEIGDMPMPMQVKLLRVLQERSFERVGGNVTVKANVRVVAATHRNLERMIDDESFREDLFYRLNVFPIDMPALKDRNEDIPLLLKELMTRMEAEGGQPFCFTPRAINSLMEHDWPGNVRELANLIERMVILFPNSLVDVNHLPTKYRYSDIPEFHPENQTQNKSIEEQERDILADIFSEDFSLDDVPMDIEEGVDHPQELPAEGVNLKELLADVEINMINQALEAQNGVVARAADMLGMRRTTLVEKMRKYNLNR, encoded by the coding sequence ATGCAAGGCTTAGCACAAATGCTGGTCATTGAAGATGATCAACAGGTTAGACACGATTTAAGCATTATCCTCGACTTTATAGGCGAGCAAGGGAACGTTTTTGGCTCACATCAAATTGATCAAATTGATTGGTCTGGCGAGTGGGCTAGCTGCATTTTAGGTTCATTGAATTCTACCGCTGATATCGCTTCTATTACAAAGAAGCTTCAGCAGGCGAACCACATTCCCTTATTGGCTTTAGGCACTAATGCAATCCAAGTTGAAGAGTTTCCTCATTTCGTAGGAGAGCTTCAGCTGCCTCTAAATTACCCACAGCTCAGTGATGCTCTTCGTCATTGCCAAGATTTTTTAGGTAAAAAAGGTCGCCCTCTTCCCGCTTTATCCCGTAAAAATACGTTATTTCGCAGCCTGGTAGGTCAAAGCCAAAGTATTCAAGATGTTCGCCATCTCATTGAGCAAGTTGCCACAACTGAAGCCAATGTTCTTATTCTTGGTGAATCAGGCACGGGCAAAGAAGTAGTGGCACGTAATATTCATTACCACTCCCCAAGACGCAAAGGTCCTTTTGTACCCATTAACTGTGGTGCGATCCCACCTGACTTATTGGAAAGTGAGTTATTTGGCCACGAAAAAGGCGCATTTACTGGTGCAATTACTTCACGTAAAGGTCGTTTTGAACTTGCTGAAGGTGGCACGCTGTTTTTAGATGAGATTGGCGATATGCCAATGCCTATGCAAGTGAAGTTGTTGCGAGTACTGCAAGAACGTAGCTTTGAGCGTGTCGGTGGAAATGTAACGGTTAAAGCGAATGTCCGCGTGGTTGCGGCAACACACCGTAACTTAGAACGCATGATTGATGATGAAAGCTTCCGTGAAGATCTCTTTTATCGTTTGAATGTTTTCCCTATTGATATGCCTGCGTTAAAAGATAGAAACGAAGATATCCCTCTTTTATTAAAAGAGCTGATGACGCGTATGGAAGCAGAAGGCGGACAGCCATTTTGTTTCACGCCTCGTGCTATCAACTCTTTAATGGAGCATGATTGGCCAGGGAACGTTCGAGAACTTGCGAACTTAATTGAGCGAATGGTGATCTTGTTCCCAAATAGTTTGGTTGATGTGAATCATTTACCGACTAAATATCGATATAGTGATATTCCTGAATTTCATCCTGAAAATCAAACTCAAAATAAGAGTATTGAAGAGCAGGAACGCGATATTTTGGCCGACATTTTTTCTGAAGATTTCAGCTTAGATGACGTACCTATGGATATCGAAGAAGGGGTTGATCACCCTCAAGAGCTTCCCGCTGAAGGCGTTAACCTTAAAGAGTTGCTAGCGGATGTTGAAATCAACATGATCAATCAAGCCTTAGAAGCACAAAATGGTGTGGTGGCGAGAGCCGCCGATATGCTCGGTATGCGCAGAACAACCTTGGTTGAAAAAATGCGGAAGTATAATTTGAACCGTTAG
- the fliS gene encoding flagellar export chaperone FliS gives MRGSLQAYKKVSVDSQLSAASPHKIIQMLMAGAIERLIQGKAAMQQGNIAIKGERLGKGLDIIISLRTCLSMDDGGDIAKNLDQLYEFMITQITIANQKNDPQPIDDVIDIIREIKSAWDQIPAEFHNLTAAEIGQ, from the coding sequence ATGCGAGGTTCTTTACAGGCTTACAAGAAGGTTTCAGTAGACAGTCAACTGTCTGCAGCCTCTCCGCACAAGATCATTCAGATGCTCATGGCGGGTGCGATTGAGCGATTGATCCAAGGTAAAGCAGCCATGCAACAAGGCAACATTGCCATTAAAGGCGAGCGCTTGGGTAAAGGGCTAGATATCATTATCAGTCTACGCACATGCCTTTCAATGGACGATGGTGGAGACATTGCCAAGAACTTGGATCAGTTGTACGAATTCATGATTACGCAAATTACCATCGCGAATCAGAAAAACGATCCTCAACCCATTGATGACGTAATCGATATCATTCGTGAGATAAAATCTGCTTGGGATCAAATCCCAGCTGAGTTCCATAACCTAACAGCAGCTGAGATCGGCCAATAA
- a CDS encoding flagellar protein FliT, producing the protein MFNELTQLRELDRLLVSFLEKDEINAEEIVHQVDKREQLLKSILQQIEQTPEVVDKDEWQAAIERTKKVVLLMQANTDKIAGYLKKYRHGNKSVQLYKQFL; encoded by the coding sequence ATGTTCAATGAATTGACGCAACTTCGTGAACTTGATCGACTATTAGTGTCTTTTTTAGAAAAAGATGAAATAAATGCTGAAGAAATCGTTCATCAGGTCGATAAAAGAGAACAGTTGCTGAAAAGCATTTTGCAGCAGATCGAACAAACGCCAGAAGTCGTCGATAAAGATGAATGGCAAGCGGCCATTGAGCGCACTAAGAAAGTCGTTCTGTTGATGCAAGCAAATACCGATAAGATAGCTGGATATTTAAAAAAATATCGACACGGTAACAAATCCGTTCAGTTATATAAGCAGTTTTTATAA
- the fliD gene encoding flagellar filament capping protein FliD has product MSLNPMGGSGMDINSMVSKIVDSERIPKQQRLDNERAKVETSISAYGRLRESLDTMKALMAQFRQEKAFAVRSVESSDEDVVSATATTDAIAGRYAVDVLQLAQNHKLGSNVIAEDTKFGSGELQIRLGKSDFTVDIKQDAKLIDVIKSINGAADNPGVRAAVINDVNGQRIVLASEKSGVENQIYVSATSSSPNNKLMELEYKTLEERVADLEIAQSDFAKLQASPILTEDGQSVADLESKYSPQEIDEALERFPKAPDGVTPVYVVNLPGQENDIGLKDGAGEPIPQPEDEIPGFSEAAAGTLFDSYEKPGSKDKLSEDEELKASEIPGYSPKASGTLDDSYVTDRERDAILIANAKAQREQDLANAKAGVDSAQRSFNGYSGMNELQKGQDSLAMLDGIAQVSSDNNVIENAIDGIDLTLKGVSDPKKNTEIGIDYDRQRVRGDIEQFVAAYNQFYQTTKELSGSDPSRGTSGPLAGDSIVRSAESRLKNVFTSKIDQAPEDLKTLTEFGITTTRQGSLEINYDMLDRQLNGNFNKLEEFFGGNNGFAKKVEDAIHSMTGVTGSIRTREKSLFEQNYRLNDQQTQLDRRMDGLQQRTHDKFSAMQEATGKMQAQLSGMMNALG; this is encoded by the coding sequence ATGAGTTTAAACCCTATGGGTGGATCTGGCATGGACATCAACTCCATGGTTAGCAAAATTGTCGATTCGGAGCGCATACCAAAGCAGCAACGTCTCGATAATGAGCGCGCCAAAGTTGAGACCAGTATCAGCGCTTACGGGCGGCTCAGAGAATCACTGGATACTATGAAGGCACTGATGGCTCAGTTTCGTCAGGAGAAGGCTTTTGCTGTTCGATCAGTAGAGTCTTCCGATGAAGACGTAGTTTCTGCTACAGCCACAACGGACGCAATCGCAGGCAGGTATGCTGTCGATGTGTTGCAGCTTGCTCAGAATCATAAGTTAGGGTCTAACGTGATTGCTGAGGACACTAAATTTGGTTCTGGTGAGCTGCAAATCCGTTTAGGAAAAAGTGACTTTACCGTTGATATAAAACAGGACGCAAAACTGATTGATGTAATTAAAAGCATTAACGGTGCTGCGGATAATCCCGGTGTTCGCGCTGCTGTCATTAACGATGTTAATGGCCAGCGCATTGTTTTGGCATCCGAGAAATCAGGGGTCGAAAATCAGATTTACGTATCTGCTACTTCCTCCTCTCCTAATAACAAGCTGATGGAGCTTGAATACAAAACTCTTGAAGAGCGAGTGGCGGATCTCGAAATTGCACAATCGGATTTCGCAAAGCTGCAAGCCTCCCCAATTTTAACTGAAGATGGGCAAAGTGTTGCCGATCTGGAAAGTAAGTATTCCCCACAAGAAATAGACGAAGCCTTAGAGCGCTTCCCTAAAGCGCCAGATGGCGTTACTCCTGTTTATGTGGTTAACCTGCCAGGCCAAGAAAATGACATCGGGCTAAAAGACGGTGCAGGAGAACCTATACCTCAACCGGAAGATGAAATTCCTGGTTTCTCTGAGGCCGCCGCAGGCACGTTATTTGACTCGTATGAAAAGCCGGGCTCAAAGGATAAGTTAAGCGAAGACGAAGAACTCAAAGCCTCAGAAATTCCGGGCTACTCTCCGAAAGCATCCGGTACACTCGATGATTCGTACGTGACTGATCGTGAACGCGATGCAATATTGATAGCAAACGCCAAAGCTCAACGTGAGCAAGACCTAGCCAATGCAAAAGCCGGCGTCGACTCTGCACAACGGTCGTTCAATGGCTATAGTGGCATGAATGAGCTGCAAAAGGGTCAAGACTCGTTAGCCATGCTTGATGGTATTGCTCAGGTGAGTAGCGACAACAACGTTATCGAAAACGCCATTGATGGCATTGATTTAACGCTAAAAGGGGTTTCTGACCCGAAGAAAAATACAGAGATAGGTATCGACTATGACCGCCAGCGAGTACGTGGTGACATAGAGCAATTTGTTGCAGCCTATAATCAGTTCTATCAAACAACCAAAGAACTATCAGGCTCTGACCCTTCTCGAGGTACATCCGGACCACTTGCTGGCGACAGCATCGTTCGGTCTGCGGAATCGCGGCTTAAAAACGTGTTTACCTCAAAAATTGATCAAGCCCCCGAAGATCTCAAAACCTTAACCGAGTTTGGTATTACAACGACAAGGCAAGGCTCGCTAGAAATTAACTACGACATGCTTGACCGTCAGTTAAATGGCAACTTCAATAAACTGGAAGAGTTTTTTGGTGGAAACAATGGTTTCGCTAAAAAAGTTGAAGATGCGATACACTCAATGACGGGCGTGACGGGTTCCATCAGAACGCGTGAAAAAAGCTTGTTTGAACAAAACTATCGTTTAAATGATCAACAAACTCAACTTGATCGTCGTATGGACGGGTTGCAACAGCGAACTCATGACAAATTTTCTGCGATGCAAGAAGCAACGGGCAAAATGCAGGCGCAGCTTTCTGGCATGATGAATGCATTAGGTTAA
- a CDS encoding flagellar protein FlaG, with product MDITSYTSIPQPYGGGINIASETERASSVNAQNRAVEQIDTREVVRNESAQEFAEERTKLTADELDKRIDEVNDFVSSINKGLSFRFDEGSGRDVVTIFDANTGDIIKQIPSEEMLEILRRLAANSSGLIVEKV from the coding sequence ATGGACATAACATCCTACACATCGATTCCCCAGCCTTATGGTGGTGGCATAAATATTGCTTCTGAAACTGAACGTGCATCCAGTGTTAATGCGCAAAATAGAGCAGTTGAACAGATAGACACACGAGAAGTCGTGCGAAACGAATCAGCACAGGAATTCGCTGAAGAGCGGACTAAACTTACTGCAGATGAGTTGGACAAACGAATAGATGAAGTAAATGATTTTGTTTCTTCTATTAATAAAGGTTTATCTTTCAGATTCGATGAGGGATCAGGGCGAGATGTAGTAACGATATTTGATGCAAATACTGGCGACATTATCAAACAGATACCTAGCGAAGAAATGCTTGAAATTTTACGGCGCCTAGCCGCCAATTCCTCCGGTTTAATCGTGGAAAAGGTGTAA
- a CDS encoding flagellin, translating into MTITVNTNVSAMTAQRNLNNASTDMGRSMERLSSGYRINSAKDDAAGLQVSNRLNSQSRGLDVAVRNANDGISIAQTAEGAMNETTNLLQRMRDLSLQSSNGSNSRSERVAIQEEVSALNDELNRIAETTSFGGNKLLNGTYGAQSFQIGASSGEAVTLQMGNVRSDHADMGGKNYTANNGKAADWRVESGSNDLTFEFKDKEGNDQTISINAIAGDDVEEVATYINGQQDYLKAYVGEEGKMGVFAHSQKIDGSVSFSGGLAGELDLANEQDVTVNNVNVTTVAGSQQAVSIIDGALKNVDSKRAELGAFQSRFDHAINNLDSINENVNASMSRIRDTDFAKETTEMTKSQILGQASTSILAQAKQTPSAALSLLG; encoded by the coding sequence ATGACAATTACAGTGAACACAAATGTGTCTGCTATGACGGCTCAGCGTAATTTAAACAACGCTTCGACGGACATGGGTAGATCAATGGAGCGTTTATCTTCGGGTTACCGGATAAACAGTGCGAAAGATGATGCTGCGGGCCTTCAAGTATCCAACCGCTTGAATTCGCAAAGTCGCGGTTTAGACGTGGCAGTGCGTAATGCAAATGATGGTATTTCGATAGCGCAAACAGCTGAAGGGGCGATGAACGAGACCACCAATCTTCTTCAACGCATGAGAGACCTTTCACTTCAATCGTCTAATGGTTCGAATAGCCGCTCCGAGCGCGTTGCGATTCAAGAAGAAGTTTCCGCTCTAAACGATGAGTTAAATCGTATTGCAGAAACCACTTCGTTTGGTGGCAACAAGCTCCTGAATGGTACTTATGGGGCACAATCGTTCCAAATAGGTGCTTCTTCAGGTGAAGCTGTAACGCTACAAATGGGTAATGTACGCTCAGACCATGCTGACATGGGTGGTAAAAATTACACGGCAAACAACGGCAAAGCCGCGGATTGGCGAGTAGAGAGCGGTTCTAATGACTTGACCTTTGAGTTTAAAGACAAAGAGGGTAACGACCAAACAATCTCCATCAATGCCATCGCTGGTGATGATGTAGAGGAAGTGGCGACTTACATTAATGGTCAGCAGGATTACCTAAAAGCTTACGTCGGCGAAGAAGGCAAAATGGGTGTTTTTGCTCATAGCCAAAAAATAGACGGCAGTGTTTCGTTCAGCGGCGGGTTAGCCGGAGAATTAGACCTGGCGAACGAGCAAGATGTAACGGTAAACAATGTTAACGTTACAACTGTAGCGGGTTCCCAGCAAGCCGTATCCATCATTGATGGTGCATTAAAAAATGTTGACAGTAAGCGCGCAGAGCTTGGTGCATTCCAAAGCAGATTTGACCACGCTATTAATAACCTTGATAGCATCAACGAAAACGTAAATGCTTCGATGAGTCGCATACGCGACACTGATTTTGCAAAAGAGACAACGGAAATGACCAAGTCTCAGATCCTAGGGCAGGCAAGTACGTCTATCCTGGCTCAAGCGAAACAGACACCATCCGCGGCACTGAGTTTGTTGGGTTAA
- a CDS encoding flagellin: MALTVNTNVNAMSIRHQLNGVVSDANTAMERLASGSKINTAKDDAAGLQIANRLHVQTRGIDVAVRNANEGMSIVATAEGALDESTDIMTRMRDLAIQSANGNNNRDDRVALQSEVRALSDELNRIAETTTFAGDQLINGTYGTKSFHIGPNTDAIMVSMTDMRSDEKQMGGVSYLGNNIKDKDWVVPDTGNMLNIQFEDLSGKPVNLQIKAKAGDNVEELATYINGQTRELSASANEHGQLQLFAAHNDVTSELNFSGSLAAELGLNKEKEFTVNNIDITTVGGSQQAITLLDTAIKYVDSERGQLGAMHNRFERAVSNLGNMSINLNDSKGQLRDTDYAKVTTSLTKAQILQQSSSAVLAQANQLPSAATSLLH; this comes from the coding sequence GTGGCACTAACGGTTAACACCAATGTAAATGCTATGTCTATCCGCCATCAACTTAATGGTGTGGTAAGCGATGCAAATACAGCCATGGAACGCTTAGCCTCAGGCAGTAAAATTAATACTGCGAAAGATGATGCAGCTGGTCTGCAAATAGCCAATAGATTACATGTACAAACTCGCGGAATAGATGTTGCGGTAAGAAACGCCAATGAAGGTATGTCGATAGTTGCGACTGCTGAAGGCGCTCTTGATGAGTCTACTGACATAATGACTCGTATGCGTGACCTTGCCATTCAATCAGCGAACGGCAATAACAATCGTGACGATAGAGTCGCTTTGCAATCGGAAGTTAGAGCGCTAAGTGATGAATTGAATCGAATTGCTGAAACCACCACATTTGCTGGTGATCAACTGATTAATGGGACTTATGGAACAAAGTCTTTTCACATTGGGCCAAACACCGACGCCATTATGGTATCGATGACAGACATGCGCTCAGATGAAAAGCAAATGGGTGGAGTAAGCTATTTAGGAAATAACATAAAAGACAAGGATTGGGTTGTACCTGATACAGGTAACATGCTCAATATCCAGTTTGAAGATCTCTCAGGAAAGCCCGTGAACTTGCAAATTAAAGCAAAAGCGGGTGACAACGTTGAAGAGTTGGCCACTTACATTAATGGCCAAACGAGAGAATTGAGTGCCTCTGCTAATGAGCATGGGCAGCTCCAATTGTTTGCAGCTCACAATGATGTCACATCAGAACTTAATTTTAGCGGCTCTTTAGCCGCTGAGTTGGGCCTGAATAAAGAGAAAGAGTTCACCGTTAATAATATTGATATCACAACAGTTGGGGGCTCGCAGCAAGCGATCACTTTACTGGATACGGCCATTAAATATGTAGACAGTGAGCGAGGTCAATTAGGGGCAATGCACAATCGATTTGAACGTGCCGTTTCTAATTTAGGCAACATGAGTATCAATTTAAATGACTCTAAAGGTCAATTACGTGATACCGATTATGCCAAAGTCACGACATCACTGACTAAAGCGCAAATATTGCAACAATCGTCTTCAGCGGTACTGGCTCAAGCCAATCAGTTACCATCAGCAGCGACTAGCTTGCTGCACTAA
- a CDS encoding flagellin encodes MSMTVNTNVSAMTAQRHLGNAASDVSSSMERLSSGYKINSAKDDAAGLQISNRLNVQSRGLDVAVRNANDGISMAQTAEGAMNETTNILQRMRDLSLQSSNGSNSKSDRVAIQEEITALDDELNRIAETTSFGGNKLLNGTFGDASFQIGADSGEAVMLGIKSMRSDTKEMGGSSYVAANAKDANWTVDAGTADLTIGFTDKEGTAQTLNITAKTGDDIEELATYINGQTDMVKASVGDDGALQVFADNNKIEGAVTFGGGLGGDLSMSTAQATTVKDIDVTSVAGAQQSVAVVDAALKYVDSHRAELGAFQNRFDHAISNLDNINENVNASKSRIKDTDFAKETTAMTKSQILQQASTSVLAQAKQSPNSALMLLG; translated from the coding sequence ATGAGCATGACAGTTAATACCAATGTTTCGGCTATGACAGCCCAACGCCACTTAGGCAATGCAGCAAGCGACGTATCTTCTTCAATGGAACGTTTGTCTTCTGGCTATAAAATCAATAGCGCAAAAGACGATGCAGCAGGTCTACAGATCTCTAACCGTTTAAACGTACAAAGCCGCGGTTTAGATGTCGCAGTTCGAAATGCAAACGACGGTATTTCGATGGCACAAACTGCAGAAGGGGCAATGAACGAAACAACCAACATCCTGCAACGTATGCGTGATCTTTCGCTTCAATCATCTAACGGTTCAAACAGCAAGTCTGACCGTGTGGCGATTCAAGAAGAAATCACAGCATTGGATGATGAGCTTAACCGTATTGCAGAAACAACATCATTTGGTGGTAACAAACTGCTAAACGGTACGTTCGGCGATGCTTCGTTCCAAATTGGTGCGGATAGCGGTGAAGCAGTAATGCTCGGCATTAAGAGCATGCGTTCAGATACAAAAGAAATGGGTGGAAGCTCTTATGTTGCAGCCAATGCAAAAGACGCTAACTGGACTGTAGATGCTGGTACGGCCGACCTAACTATCGGTTTTACTGATAAAGAAGGTACTGCGCAAACTTTGAATATCACAGCAAAGACTGGCGATGATATCGAAGAGCTAGCAACTTACATCAATGGCCAGACAGACATGGTAAAAGCGTCTGTAGGTGATGATGGTGCATTGCAAGTGTTCGCCGACAACAACAAAATCGAAGGTGCAGTGACTTTCGGTGGCGGTCTAGGCGGCGACCTTTCAATGAGTACAGCTCAAGCAACTACGGTTAAAGACATCGACGTTACATCAGTAGCCGGTGCTCAACAATCTGTAGCTGTTGTGGATGCAGCGTTGAAATACGTGGATAGTCACCGTGCAGAGCTTGGTGCATTCCAGAACCGTTTTGACCATGCCATCAGCAACTTAGATAACATCAACGAAAACGTTAATGCATCTAAGAGTCGTATCAAAGACACGGACTTCGCGAAAGAAACAACGGCTATGACTAAGTCGCAAATTCTTCAACAAGCATCGACTTCGGTACTTGCTCAAGCAAAGCAATCTCCAAATTCAGCGTTAATGCTACTAGGCTAG
- a CDS encoding flagellin: MGMTVNTNVSAMTAQRHLNNASSDLTTSMERLSSGSKINSAKDDAAGLQISNRLNVQSRGLDVAVRNANDGVSIAQTAEGAMNETTNILQRMRDLSLQSSNGSNSKSERTAIQEEVTALNDELNRIAETTSFGGNRLLNGTFGTASFQIGADNGEAVMLSLKDMRSDNTMMGGKSYQAANAKDKDWTVPAASDLTITLKDSAGVDQTLNITAKQGDDIEELATYINGQTDLVKASVGDDGSLQVFAGNNKVQGDVSFAGGLAGELSMNPGQDVTVDTIDVTSVAGAQESVAIVDAALKYVDSHRAELGAFQNRFEHAISNLDNINENVNASKSRIKGTDFASETTSMTKSQILQQASTSILAQAKQAPNAAMSLLG; this comes from the coding sequence ATGGGCATGACAGTAAATACAAACGTTTCAGCAATGACAGCACAACGTCACTTGAATAACGCATCGAGCGATTTAACCACTTCAATGGAACGTCTTTCATCGGGTTCTAAGATCAACAGTGCAAAAGATGACGCTGCTGGTTTGCAAATTTCGAATCGCTTGAATGTACAAAGTCGTGGTCTTGATGTCGCAGTACGAAATGCAAATGATGGTGTTTCTATCGCCCAAACGGCTGAAGGTGCGATGAATGAAACCACCAATATCCTACAACGTATGCGTGATTTGTCGTTGCAATCATCGAATGGTTCAAACTCAAAATCAGAGCGTACCGCAATTCAAGAAGAAGTAACGGCTCTAAATGATGAGTTGAATCGAATTGCAGAAACGACCTCGTTTGGTGGTAACCGCCTTCTTAACGGCACGTTTGGTACTGCATCCTTCCAGATCGGCGCAGATAACGGTGAAGCGGTAATGCTGAGCCTAAAAGACATGCGCAGTGACAACACCATGATGGGCGGTAAAAGTTACCAGGCAGCGAATGCAAAAGATAAAGACTGGACAGTCCCAGCCGCTTCTGACCTGACCATCACATTAAAAGACAGCGCAGGTGTGGATCAGACGCTTAATATCACCGCCAAGCAAGGTGACGACATAGAAGAGCTAGCAACCTACATCAACGGCCAAACAGATCTGGTGAAAGCCTCTGTAGGTGATGATGGCAGCTTACAAGTGTTTGCTGGCAATAACAAAGTACAAGGCGATGTTAGCTTTGCGGGCGGTTTGGCTGGTGAGTTAAGCATGAACCCAGGCCAAGATGTCACCGTCGATACCATCGATGTGACATCAGTAGCGGGTGCACAAGAATCTGTTGCCATCGTTGATGCCGCGCTTAAGTACGTGGATAGCCATCGCGCCGAGTTGGGTGCTTTCCAAAACCGTTTCGAGCACGCGATCAGCAACCTAGATAACATTAACGAAAACGTGAACGCCTCTAAGAGCCGAATCAAAGGTACTGATTTTGCCTCTGAAACTACGTCTATGACGAAATCTCAGATATTGCAACAAGCGTCGACGTCTATATTGGCTCAAGCAAAACAAGCGCCAAACGCAGCAATGAGCTTATTGGGTTAA